The Formosa sp. Hel1_33_131 genome window below encodes:
- a CDS encoding GNAT family N-acetyltransferase yields MTITHSNLEDISEIFRLYKLATDFQNLKFPENQWPEFDQKLIKTEVLENRQFKLIIDSKIACIWALTFSDIQIWEARENHASIYIHRIATNPEFRGNNFVQTIVDWAKNYALKHNKQFIRMDTCGNNQKLISHYTNSGFEFLGMKKLKNTSDLPSHYHKADVCYFEIKL; encoded by the coding sequence ATGACCATCACCCACAGTAATTTAGAGGATATTTCTGAGATTTTCAGATTGTATAAATTGGCAACCGATTTTCAGAACCTAAAATTCCCCGAAAACCAATGGCCTGAATTTGATCAAAAACTCATTAAAACTGAAGTCCTAGAAAACAGACAATTCAAATTAATAATTGACAGTAAAATAGCCTGTATATGGGCACTCACATTTAGCGACATTCAGATCTGGGAAGCACGTGAAAACCATGCTTCAATCTACATTCACCGCATTGCCACAAACCCAGAGTTTAGAGGCAATAACTTTGTGCAAACAATTGTGGACTGGGCTAAAAATTATGCTCTAAAACATAACAAGCAGTTCATTCGGATGGACACCTGTGGAAATAATCAAAAACTCATTAGCCATTACACGAACTCTGGGTTTGAGTTTTTGGGAATGAAAAAACTCAAAAATACTTCTGATTTACCTTCGCATTACCACAAAGCAGACGTGTGCTATTTTGAAATAAAATTATAG